One window from the genome of Bacillus weihaiensis encodes:
- the queF gene encoding preQ(1) synthase, whose translation MSGRKDEELQDVTLLGNQGTNYLFEYSPSILESFDNKHQNRDYFVKFNCPEFTSLCPKTGQPDFATIYISYIPDVKMVESKSLKLYLFSFRNHGDFHEDCMNIIMNDLIELMDPRYIEVWGKFTPRGGISIDPYTNYGKPGTKYEKMAEYRMMNHDLYPETIDNR comes from the coding sequence ATGTCAGGAAGAAAAGATGAAGAACTACAAGATGTTACGTTATTAGGAAACCAAGGTACGAATTATTTATTTGAGTATTCACCAAGTATTTTAGAGTCTTTTGATAATAAACACCAAAACCGTGATTATTTTGTTAAATTTAATTGCCCGGAATTCACAAGCTTATGCCCAAAAACAGGGCAACCAGATTTCGCTACTATTTATATTAGCTACATCCCAGATGTTAAAATGGTTGAAAGTAAATCACTAAAGCTATATTTATTTAGCTTCAGAAATCATGGAGATTTCCACGAAGACTGTATGAATATTATTATGAATGATTTAATTGAATTAATGGACCCACGTTATATTGAAGTATGGGGTAAATTTACGCCACGTGGAGGTATTTCAATTGACCCTTATACAAACTATGGGAAACCAGGAACGAAGTATGAGAAGATGGCTGAATACCGTATGATGAATCATGATTTGTATCCTGAAACAATTGATAATCGATAA
- a CDS encoding DUF2254 domain-containing protein, which produces MSFKQLVIIVRNSFWYLPTLYGIIAIALAIISMFIDRYLASLTLYEQIPSVFLSDINLSQTILSALATSLLTMTTITFSSILVVLTTYLSQFSPRTLQNFITDHHTQRVLGIFIGGFIYTVILLLLVRENDVSSTFIVPTFAILVSFICLGMFVFFIHHVTTWIKVSNLIFNITSKTITSIHQHYVNEERYQEAPPWESWEFEELATIQPLQLKSKKSGYIEYIEIEKLLQQAIKDNVIVKIEQDLGKYVDKDTPLFSIWHLTNKTHLPVYLSFMTISSDQEPVQDVNFGLQKLVEIALRAVSPGINDPYTAINSINHLAKILSLLGKKHLATPYHFDRHHQLRIIFEKPAFEDYLYESFYQIRYYAQEDVSVMAAILKALAFIAQGNSSVIKQSVWEFTLYIIEGLNRVDWLTKDREFLNKKLYHIAKNCEKQKKAPSILL; this is translated from the coding sequence ATGTCCTTTAAGCAGCTTGTCATAATTGTCCGAAATAGCTTTTGGTATTTACCGACTTTATATGGGATTATAGCAATTGCACTTGCGATTATCAGTATGTTTATTGATCGTTACCTTGCGTCACTAACACTTTATGAGCAAATACCGAGCGTGTTTCTGTCAGATATTAATCTTTCCCAAACTATTTTGAGTGCATTAGCAACATCTCTGTTAACGATGACTACGATTACTTTTTCCTCGATACTAGTTGTTCTAACAACGTATCTCTCACAATTTTCACCAAGAACACTTCAGAACTTTATTACGGACCATCATACACAACGGGTTCTTGGCATTTTTATTGGTGGATTTATTTATACAGTAATTTTGCTGCTTCTAGTAAGAGAAAATGATGTAAGCTCTACATTTATTGTTCCTACTTTTGCTATTTTAGTTTCCTTTATATGCTTAGGTATGTTCGTTTTTTTCATACATCATGTAACAACATGGATTAAAGTAAGCAATTTAATTTTTAATATTACATCTAAGACCATTACATCTATCCACCAGCATTATGTGAATGAAGAACGTTATCAGGAAGCTCCTCCTTGGGAAAGCTGGGAGTTTGAAGAACTTGCTACAATTCAGCCGCTTCAATTAAAGAGCAAAAAATCGGGATATATTGAATACATTGAGATTGAGAAACTATTGCAACAAGCTATAAAAGATAATGTCATTGTTAAAATTGAGCAGGATCTAGGTAAATATGTAGACAAAGATACTCCTTTGTTTTCGATTTGGCACTTAACAAATAAAACACATTTACCTGTATATTTAAGTTTCATGACCATCTCTTCAGACCAAGAACCGGTTCAAGATGTAAACTTCGGTCTACAAAAGCTAGTAGAAATTGCTTTACGTGCGGTTTCACCAGGAATAAATGATCCTTATACAGCTATAAATAGCATTAATCATTTAGCCAAAATCCTGTCTTTGTTAGGCAAAAAACATTTAGCTACCCCTTACCATTTTGACCGTCACCATCAGCTACGGATTATTTTCGAAAAACCAGCATTTGAGGATTATTTATATGAAAGCTTCTATCAAATAAGATACTATGCACAAGAGGATGTTTCGGTTATGGCTGCAATTCTTAAAGCCCTAGCATTTATTGCACAAGGAAATTCTAGTGTTATTAAACAAAGTGTATGGGAATTCACCTTGTATATTATAGAAGGGTTAAATAGGGTCGACTGGCTAACTAAGGATCGTGAATTTTTAAATAAAAAGCTCTATCACATCGCTAAGAACTGTGAAAAACAAAAAAAGGCACCTTCCATACTTTTATGA
- a CDS encoding YkvS family protein, giving the protein MKIAKVGSIIEFRDGLTGVVEKVNENSVIVDLTYMENFRDLDLDRRTVVNHKNYKIIKDSFS; this is encoded by the coding sequence ATGAAGATCGCTAAAGTTGGAAGTATCATTGAATTTAGAGACGGATTAACAGGTGTAGTTGAAAAAGTAAATGAAAATTCTGTTATTGTTGATTTAACATATATGGAAAACTTCAGAGACTTAGATCTTGATAGACGCACTGTTGTTAATCACAAAAACTATAAAATTATTAAGGATTCATTTTCCTAA
- the queD gene encoding 6-carboxytetrahydropterin synthase QueD: MIQQIYPQVQHDYQFELNKDMHIAAAHYIPHEDAGKCQNVHGHTYFVNITIAGDELDETGFLVNFASLKRLIHKRFDHTILNDHKDLFSEKDPTYFPTTEGVARAIYEVVQNDLDQKDNQPKCVQVFVRETPTSYVVYRPKKKKEGHR; the protein is encoded by the coding sequence ATGATTCAACAAATATATCCTCAAGTACAGCATGATTATCAATTTGAATTGAATAAGGATATGCATATCGCAGCTGCCCACTATATCCCACATGAAGATGCTGGGAAATGTCAGAACGTGCATGGACATACCTATTTTGTAAATATCACAATTGCAGGTGATGAGTTAGATGAAACAGGTTTTTTAGTGAACTTTGCTTCATTAAAAAGACTCATCCATAAACGCTTTGATCATACGATTCTAAATGATCATAAAGACTTATTTTCAGAGAAGGATCCTACTTATTTTCCGACCACTGAAGGTGTTGCACGCGCAATCTATGAAGTCGTTCAAAATGACCTAGATCAAAAGGATAATCAACCGAAATGTGTACAGGTTTTTGTAAGAGAAACACCAACCAGCTATGTAGTGTACCGTCCGAAGAAGAAAAAGGAGGGTCACCGTTGA
- the queC gene encoding 7-cyano-7-deazaguanine synthase QueC, translating to MKNDKAVVVFSGGQDSTTCLFWAMKQFKEVVAVTFNYNQRHSAEIEVASSIAKELGIQHHLLDMSLLNQLAPNALTRADIEIEQKDGELPSTFVPGRNLLFLSFATILANQIGAKHIVTGVCETDFSGYPDCRDAFVKSCNVTLNLALDKPFVIHTPLMWINKAETWKLADDLGVLNFVREKTLTCYNGIIADGCGECPACELRQKGLNEYLHEKGVK from the coding sequence ATGAAAAATGATAAAGCAGTAGTTGTATTTAGTGGAGGACAGGATAGTACAACATGCTTATTTTGGGCAATGAAACAATTTAAAGAAGTTGTTGCGGTAACGTTCAACTACAATCAACGTCATAGCGCAGAAATAGAAGTTGCTTCATCTATTGCAAAAGAGTTAGGAATTCAACACCATCTATTAGACATGTCCTTGCTTAATCAACTTGCCCCTAACGCTTTAACTAGAGCTGATATTGAAATCGAACAAAAGGACGGTGAGCTTCCTTCAACATTTGTTCCTGGGAGAAATCTTCTGTTCTTATCCTTTGCGACCATTCTAGCAAATCAAATTGGTGCCAAGCACATTGTAACAGGGGTTTGTGAAACAGATTTCAGCGGCTATCCAGACTGTCGAGATGCCTTTGTGAAATCTTGTAATGTGACGTTAAATCTTGCTTTAGATAAACCTTTTGTTATCCATACTCCACTTATGTGGATTAATAAAGCGGAAACGTGGAAGCTTGCGGACGACTTAGGTGTCCTTAATTTTGTTCGTGAAAAAACATTAACGTGCTATAACGGAATTATTGCTGATGGATGTGGAGAATGTCCAGCGTGTGAGCTTCGACAAAAAGGCCTTAATGAATATCTCCATGAAAAAGGTGTGAAATAA
- the queE gene encoding 7-carboxy-7-deazaguanine synthase QueE gives MKKIPVLEVFGPTIQGEGMVIGQKTMFVRTAGCDYSCSWCDSAFTWDGSAKDDIRQLSAEEIWEELVQLGEDRFSHVTISGGNPALLANLQEFITLLKEKGKKIAIETQGSKYQEWLKEIDDLTISPKPPSSGMRTDFMKLDEIISRVKVEGDKHSISLKVVIFNLEDLEYAKNVHLRYPDIPFYLQVGNEDIYQAETKQLVEKLLTRYEWLIDQVIADKELNAVRVLPQLHTLIWGNKRGV, from the coding sequence TTGAAAAAAATCCCAGTATTAGAAGTGTTCGGTCCTACCATTCAAGGGGAAGGAATGGTCATCGGGCAAAAAACGATGTTTGTTCGAACAGCAGGCTGTGATTATTCTTGTAGTTGGTGTGATTCTGCTTTTACATGGGACGGTTCAGCTAAAGATGATATTCGTCAATTATCTGCTGAGGAGATTTGGGAAGAGCTAGTACAGCTTGGAGAGGATCGGTTTTCTCATGTAACAATATCAGGTGGAAATCCAGCTTTATTAGCAAATTTACAAGAGTTTATCACTCTATTAAAAGAAAAGGGAAAAAAGATTGCCATTGAGACACAGGGAAGTAAATATCAAGAATGGTTGAAAGAAATAGATGATTTAACGATTTCACCTAAGCCCCCTAGTTCGGGGATGAGAACCGATTTCATGAAATTAGATGAGATCATTTCACGTGTCAAAGTAGAGGGCGACAAACATTCGATAAGCCTAAAAGTCGTTATCTTTAATCTAGAAGACTTAGAGTATGCCAAAAACGTACATCTTCGTTATCCAGATATCCCCTTTTACTTACAGGTAGGAAACGAAGATATCTATCAAGCAGAAACAAAACAATTAGTTGAGAAACTACTTACTAGATATGAATGGCTTATTGATCAAGTCATTGCGGATAAAGAGTTAAATGCTGTGAGAGTGTTACCACAGCTTCATACATTGATTTGGGGAAACAAACGCGGTGTATAA
- a CDS encoding SDR family oxidoreductase: MNILIIGANGHTGRNLISQLKQNNQHETTAMVREEKQGEELKELGADHIVVANLEGDMEHAFTEIDACIFAAGSGSKTGPEKTISVDQEGAKKAIDLAKSNDIKHFVMLSSVGADSPEVAPEEMRHYLTAKQNADEYLMKSGVPYTIVRPTSLSNEKEQTLITAKVSLPDKSLTISREAVAKTLIASLTMMEAKNEVFEITSGLKEVEEALKYIH, from the coding sequence ATGAATATTCTCATTATTGGTGCAAATGGACATACTGGAAGAAATCTTATTAGTCAATTAAAACAAAATAATCAACATGAAACGACTGCTATGGTTAGAGAAGAAAAGCAAGGTGAAGAGTTGAAAGAATTAGGGGCAGATCACATTGTGGTGGCAAATCTTGAGGGGGATATGGAGCATGCTTTTACTGAAATAGATGCTTGTATTTTTGCAGCTGGCTCAGGATCAAAGACAGGACCTGAGAAAACAATATCAGTTGATCAAGAAGGTGCTAAGAAAGCAATTGATTTAGCTAAAAGCAATGACATAAAGCATTTTGTTATGTTAAGTTCAGTAGGAGCGGATTCTCCTGAGGTGGCTCCTGAGGAAATGAGGCATTATTTAACGGCGAAACAAAACGCTGATGAATATTTAATGAAGTCTGGTGTCCCTTATACGATTGTTCGACCTACGAGTTTGTCAAACGAGAAAGAACAAACTCTCATTACTGCAAAGGTTTCATTGCCTGATAAAAGTTTGACAATCTCTCGTGAAGCTGTTGCAAAAACACTTATTGCAAGCTTAACGATGATGGAAGCAAAAAATGAGGTATTTGAAATTACTTCAGGTCTAAAGGAAGTCGAAGAGGCGTTAAAATATATTCATTGA